In a genomic window of Candidatus Bathyarchaeota archaeon:
- a CDS encoding V-type ATP synthase subunit E family protein, whose product MSVKDGLSAIANEVVGDVQKEAEAVISTAEKEAKETLRAAKEQADQTYREIINQAKHRAEIERRKIASVTEVAIRNQLLQTKEDMVDTAFEKALEKLREFVQTLQYPEYLTSLIGTVAKKIGQNSLVVQVNAKDAAWLGEAELKRLSIKLSVDLKLSKTNLDCVGGCIIQTADGKIFYDNTIDNKLEELKPTLRMEIAKILFKEEL is encoded by the coding sequence ATGAGCGTTAAAGATGGACTCTCGGCAATCGCTAACGAAGTCGTGGGCGATGTACAAAAAGAGGCAGAAGCCGTAATTTCGACGGCTGAAAAAGAAGCCAAAGAAACCCTACGGGCAGCAAAAGAACAGGCAGACCAAACCTACCGTGAAATAATTAACCAAGCCAAACACCGCGCCGAAATTGAACGACGAAAAATCGCGTCCGTCACCGAGGTAGCAATACGCAATCAACTGCTGCAAACCAAAGAAGACATGGTTGACACCGCATTCGAAAAAGCGTTGGAAAAGCTGCGGGAATTCGTCCAAACACTTCAGTACCCCGAGTACCTTACAAGTCTCATTGGTACGGTTGCTAAAAAGATTGGACAAAACAGCCTTGTTGTACAGGTTAACGCTAAAGACGCCGCGTGGCTAGGCGAGGCAGAGCTGAAACGTTTATCTATCAAGTTAAGTGTTGATTTGAAATTGTCTAAAACAAACTTGGACTGCGTTGGGGGATGCATCATTCAAACTGCAGATGGCAAAATATTCTATGATAACACCATAGATAACAAGCTTGAAGAACTCAAACCAACCTTGCGAATGGAAATCGCCAAGATTCTCTTCAAAGAGGAGCTCTAA
- a CDS encoding V-type ATP synthase subunit F has protein sequence MIGYVIGDDDMIVGFRLVGVEGTQASTVEQAKAALHKALTRTDIGIIILSEAFSGDASIREEVDKIRQERVSPLIVELPGSKGASNKVPLSAVISKILGIKI, from the coding sequence ATGATTGGGTACGTGATTGGCGACGACGACATGATTGTTGGCTTTCGATTGGTTGGGGTTGAAGGCACACAGGCCTCTACAGTCGAACAAGCCAAAGCGGCACTTCATAAAGCCTTGACACGAACCGACATCGGCATCATCATTCTCAGTGAAGCATTCTCAGGCGACGCCTCCATACGGGAAGAAGTTGACAAAATCCGCCAAGAACGAGTTTCTCCCTTAATTGTAGAGTTACCAGGCAGCAAAGGCGCCTCCAACAAGGTACCACTGTCCGCGGTGATTAGCAAAATCTTAGGCATCAAAATCTAA
- a CDS encoding V-type ATP synthase subunit I, with protein MLRPERMASTSIICVKKDVESVLEALNGFGQFHIEETPQDNETLAEYYQSIQKVEISLADANSLINQLVHEKTSLLSLFKVTYPKQVPVTAENWQNLLNTTGQQIALLKSDADDLNTAIAGLQEKDAQLTHIKDMLSRLQSMGADLAAMEDLKLIYVATASAPARNYPALETALSGLPIFIHRCALAKDTMFLCLAIPTKHKVELERILHTYHAEIFHVPEELPHNIDEAIKEVDHKLKENAEKEKHLTDALKKLGDDNIDNLASWKETSENILALLHAETKILQSGRLATIKGYTPKGKFDELSATVTKMLDGKVLVLKDDAVESVHTNSKQQPPTRILNSRFIRPFEELTKLYGLPNYSEIDPTPFMAITFPILFGLMFGDLGQGLVFLIGGLTLGYFIKSNQGMKNVCYIMAACGLAASIAGVIFGEFFGMELEWALVRPSEDVFSFLIFSLFVGIVQICCGIVLEGINFALKHDMADALLTSLPKILFYVGGIYIIATYQLNFSAWLSGPILAAIIPFVILVVGKPTYLAIKKPKVHATGEHSEMDTLSGRLFEGGDFFTRLLSNTISYSRILALLMAHWALMLAVYSVAGIIGTGSLLTSIVAGIIVVGGNIFVMALEGLIVFIHTLRLHFYEWFSKFYAGTGVEFSPFKQNFTHTKLTLKRKTAPETATPSEGLE; from the coding sequence ATGTTGCGACCAGAACGTATGGCTTCCACGTCTATAATCTGCGTCAAAAAAGACGTTGAATCTGTCTTGGAGGCCCTGAATGGTTTTGGGCAGTTCCATATAGAAGAAACACCGCAGGACAACGAAACACTTGCGGAGTATTATCAAAGCATTCAAAAAGTCGAAATTTCGCTTGCAGATGCAAACTCTCTTATTAATCAGTTGGTGCACGAAAAAACCAGCCTGCTAAGCCTGTTTAAAGTAACTTACCCCAAGCAGGTGCCTGTTACAGCGGAAAACTGGCAAAACCTCCTCAACACAACAGGGCAACAGATTGCGCTGCTCAAATCAGACGCCGACGACCTCAATACGGCGATTGCGGGGCTGCAAGAAAAAGACGCGCAATTAACCCACATAAAAGACATGCTCTCTAGGCTGCAGTCTATGGGCGCTGACCTTGCCGCCATGGAGGACCTCAAACTAATCTATGTCGCCACAGCTAGTGCGCCCGCAAGAAACTACCCTGCCCTAGAAACCGCCTTGTCTGGGTTGCCGATTTTTATTCACCGATGCGCCTTAGCCAAAGACACGATGTTTTTGTGCCTAGCCATACCTACAAAGCACAAAGTCGAACTGGAACGCATCCTTCACACTTATCATGCTGAAATCTTCCATGTCCCTGAAGAGTTACCCCACAACATCGATGAAGCAATCAAAGAAGTCGACCATAAACTCAAAGAAAACGCTGAAAAGGAAAAACACCTAACCGACGCCCTCAAAAAATTGGGCGACGATAACATAGACAACCTTGCTTCTTGGAAGGAAACCTCAGAAAACATTCTTGCCCTGTTGCATGCGGAAACAAAAATTCTTCAATCAGGCCGATTGGCTACCATCAAAGGCTACACGCCTAAAGGGAAATTCGACGAACTCAGCGCCACGGTTACCAAGATGCTTGATGGGAAAGTGCTTGTTCTCAAAGACGATGCCGTTGAGTCCGTGCATACCAATAGTAAACAGCAGCCGCCTACAAGGATTCTCAACAGCCGCTTCATCCGACCCTTTGAGGAATTAACCAAACTCTACGGGTTACCCAACTACAGTGAAATTGACCCCACACCGTTTATGGCAATAACATTTCCCATCCTCTTTGGGTTAATGTTCGGCGACCTCGGACAAGGGTTAGTCTTCCTAATCGGCGGCTTAACCCTAGGTTACTTCATTAAATCAAATCAAGGCATGAAAAACGTTTGCTACATTATGGCTGCCTGCGGATTGGCTGCCTCAATCGCGGGTGTGATATTCGGCGAGTTTTTCGGAATGGAACTCGAATGGGCTTTAGTTAGACCAAGCGAAGATGTCTTTTCTTTCTTAATCTTCTCTCTCTTTGTGGGTATAGTGCAGATATGCTGCGGCATAGTACTGGAAGGCATAAACTTTGCGCTAAAACACGATATGGCTGATGCGTTGCTGACTTCCTTGCCAAAGATTCTTTTCTATGTCGGGGGCATCTATATAATCGCAACTTACCAGCTAAACTTTAGTGCATGGCTAAGTGGACCCATATTAGCCGCTATCATACCCTTCGTCATCTTGGTCGTTGGTAAACCAACGTATTTAGCCATAAAAAAACCAAAAGTGCACGCTACAGGCGAACACTCAGAAATGGACACCTTGTCTGGTCGCCTCTTTGAGGGCGGAGACTTCTTTACACGCCTACTTAGCAACACCATATCGTACTCACGAATTCTCGCATTACTGATGGCTCACTGGGCATTGATGCTGGCAGTTTACAGCGTCGCAGGAATAATCGGCACAGGCAGCCTTCTCACGTCAATTGTTGCAGGAATCATCGTCGTGGGCGGCAACATTTTTGTTATGGCCCTTGAAGGCTTAATCGTCTTCATCCACACCTTGAGATTACATTTCTATGAGTGGTTTAGCAAATTCTATGCAGGCACCGGCGTCGAGTTCAGCCCCTTTAAACAAAACTTTACACACACAAAGCTAACGCTCAAAAGAAAAACCGCCCCCGAAACCGCTACGCCTTCGGAAGGGTTAGAGTAA
- a CDS encoding V-type ATPase subunit: MPQTQKYASVLAKIGAERSELLEDVKIKGLVESGNLSDMVAQLRDTSYQEQILHLTPPLTSTKLERAFRENFIETALKIIKYSPKKPAKYLETYLLRLETEHLKGILKATTVNLTTDQKLAKIYVGVEDHFGMHFVFEDAAKAMSVSQVLQVFKDTPYGQALNMGLKSFEETGSTSHFDVFLDKLFFERLYEAYSALPRKERRHAEFYAAMATDSFTLLTLLRGKILNLDPNWLRLVIPQKHFKLKAETVEALVSALDYEAALKIVLDSPYSKFFLKTQDPQETVANAEKAFRKAILQHAKGSIIREIFNIEVTLAFFTLKEAEAHNLTSISLGVDSGVKSEVIRSQLLLL, from the coding sequence TTGCCGCAAACCCAAAAATACGCCTCAGTCCTTGCCAAAATCGGGGCTGAACGCAGCGAGCTACTTGAAGACGTCAAAATCAAGGGACTCGTGGAGAGCGGCAACCTCTCAGATATGGTAGCCCAGTTGCGGGACACCAGCTACCAAGAACAAATCCTCCACCTAACCCCACCTCTCACGAGCACCAAGCTTGAGCGGGCATTCCGCGAAAACTTTATCGAAACCGCCTTAAAAATCATAAAGTACTCTCCAAAAAAACCCGCCAAATACCTTGAAACCTACCTTCTGCGACTCGAAACAGAGCATCTTAAAGGGATTCTAAAAGCCACCACTGTGAATTTAACCACTGACCAGAAGCTCGCCAAAATCTATGTCGGCGTAGAGGACCACTTTGGGATGCATTTTGTTTTTGAAGACGCCGCCAAAGCGATGTCAGTGTCACAGGTGCTTCAGGTATTCAAGGACACACCCTACGGGCAAGCCCTCAATATGGGACTGAAAAGTTTTGAGGAAACGGGTTCCACGTCTCATTTTGATGTGTTTTTGGATAAGCTGTTTTTTGAGCGGCTCTATGAAGCTTACTCGGCGCTGCCTAGAAAAGAGCGGCGTCACGCCGAATTCTACGCGGCTATGGCAACTGACAGCTTCACGTTGCTCACGCTTCTTAGAGGCAAAATACTCAATCTGGACCCCAACTGGCTACGGCTGGTGATTCCTCAAAAGCACTTTAAACTCAAAGCCGAAACCGTAGAAGCCCTAGTCTCCGCGTTAGATTATGAGGCCGCCCTAAAAATCGTGCTTGACAGCCCATATAGCAAATTCTTTTTGAAGACCCAAGATCCACAGGAAACCGTGGCGAACGCTGAAAAAGCCTTCCGAAAAGCCATACTTCAACACGCCAAGGGCAGCATTATTCGCGAAATCTTCAACATAGAGGTAACGTTAGCGTTTTTCACTCTTAAAGAGGCAGAAGCCCACAACTTAACATCCATAAGTTTAGGTGTGGACAGTGGAGTGAAATCCGAGGTTATTCGGAGCCAACTTTTATTACTCTAA
- a CDS encoding DNA alkylation repair protein, whose amino-acid sequence MNSILTELRADLDANADEQTKQSAKRYFKEEIKVYGIKTATVVKIAKKYWLQAKALSKPEIFNLCESLYQSGFMEEAFVVSEWLPHYINNLVIEDLATFKRWIETYISNWAECDGFCNHTIGDLLQKYPQIIGEIKSWAHSSNRWMKRASAVSLIVPAKRGKFLKDAFEISDVLLLDGDDLVQKGYGWLLKEESRLHQKEVFEYVVAHRAVMPRTALRYAIELMPKELKAEAMKKP is encoded by the coding sequence ATGAACTCTATCCTTACTGAGTTAAGAGCCGACTTAGACGCCAACGCAGACGAACAAACCAAACAAAGCGCCAAGCGATATTTTAAAGAAGAAATCAAGGTTTACGGCATAAAAACCGCCACGGTCGTCAAAATCGCCAAGAAATACTGGCTCCAAGCTAAAGCACTTAGCAAACCAGAGATTTTTAACTTATGCGAGAGCCTCTATCAATCGGGCTTTATGGAAGAAGCCTTTGTAGTTTCCGAGTGGCTCCCCCACTACATCAACAACCTTGTCATTGAAGATTTGGCGACCTTTAAACGGTGGATAGAAACCTACATCAGCAACTGGGCCGAATGCGACGGTTTCTGCAACCACACCATAGGCGACCTCCTCCAGAAATACCCCCAAATAATTGGCGAAATCAAAAGCTGGGCACACAGCAGCAACCGCTGGATGAAACGCGCCTCCGCCGTCTCGCTTATTGTACCCGCCAAACGAGGCAAATTTCTTAAGGACGCCTTTGAGATTTCTGATGTGTTGTTGCTGGATGGGGATGATTTGGTGCAGAAAGGGTATGGGTGGCTGCTAAAAGAGGAAAGCCGACTGCATCAAAAAGAAGTTTTTGAATATGTGGTGGCTCATCGCGCGGTTATGCCGCGTACGGCGTTGCGGTATGCGATTGAGTTGATGCCTAAAGAACTCAAAGCCGAAGCCATGAAAAAACCATAG
- a CDS encoding ribbon-helix-helix domain-containing protein: MKLITLYLPETYIKALDQLVDERFYPNRAEAIRVAIRDLISAEVWRRNGVD, from the coding sequence ATGAAACTAATCACTCTGTACTTACCTGAAACGTATATAAAAGCTTTAGACCAGTTGGTGGACGAACGATTCTACCCCAACCGAGCCGAAGCCATACGAGTCGCAATAAGAGACCTAATCAGCGCCGAAGTCTGGAGGAGAAACGGAGTTGACTAA
- a CDS encoding tRNA (N(6)-L-threonylcarbamoyladenosine(37)-C(2))-methylthiotransferase, which produces MLHQPVNINIPDITFIAKTMQLPTEPPMHHIIHIKNYGCSSNTADGETLSGCLTQAGYTLTPNETQANLIIYNTCAVKGPTENHIINDIKIAPPDKKILITGCLPKISFERLLKEVRFDAAIGPAPGQTIVDIVKRVLSGEQVVDLTNGQDKPSLNLPRVTSNPLVSIIPINYGCLGSCAYCCVVHARGHLRSYPQKEIIHRIKSDLAAGVKEFWVTSQDTAAYGLDIGTDLAELLAKIGLVAGDFHVRVGMMTPNLVTDIQNRLIEAFDSPKIFQFLHLPVQSGDDMVLQYMHRFYSATEFEGIIDTFRVDFPELTLATDVIVGFPGETEEAFENTLLLLEKTKPDIINVSKFFVRPKTFAVNLSEGLVDKEEIKRRSVVASELAKRLSAERNQRWLGWSGEVFVDEQGKLEGSWVGRNFAYKPIVVESCQNLLGKTLHVTIKEAAGTYLKATIDDA; this is translated from the coding sequence ATGTTGCACCAACCTGTCAATATTAACATACCCGACATCACATTTATTGCCAAGACAATGCAACTACCTACTGAACCTCCCATGCACCACATCATACACATCAAAAACTACGGCTGCTCCTCCAACACTGCAGACGGCGAAACCCTATCCGGATGCTTAACCCAAGCAGGCTACACCCTAACCCCCAACGAAACCCAAGCCAACCTCATAATCTACAACACCTGCGCAGTCAAAGGACCCACTGAAAACCACATCATCAACGACATAAAAATCGCCCCCCCAGACAAAAAAATCCTCATAACCGGCTGCCTCCCAAAAATCAGCTTCGAACGCCTGCTAAAAGAAGTCCGCTTCGACGCCGCCATTGGACCCGCCCCCGGACAAACAATCGTCGACATCGTAAAACGTGTCCTATCTGGAGAGCAAGTCGTTGATTTAACCAACGGCCAAGACAAACCTTCCCTCAATCTTCCCCGCGTAACCAGCAACCCCCTCGTAAGCATAATCCCCATCAATTACGGTTGCCTAGGAAGTTGCGCCTACTGCTGCGTCGTTCACGCTCGTGGCCACCTCCGCAGCTACCCTCAAAAAGAAATCATACACCGCATAAAAAGCGACTTGGCGGCTGGGGTGAAAGAGTTTTGGGTGACCTCTCAGGACACCGCTGCGTATGGCTTAGACATCGGCACGGACCTCGCCGAATTATTAGCCAAGATCGGCCTTGTAGCGGGAGATTTCCATGTCCGCGTAGGCATGATGACGCCTAACCTCGTCACCGACATCCAAAACCGCCTTATCGAGGCTTTTGACAGCCCCAAAATCTTCCAGTTCCTCCATTTACCCGTACAGAGCGGCGACGACATGGTTCTGCAGTACATGCACCGATTCTACAGCGCCACAGAATTCGAAGGCATCATAGATACCTTCCGCGTGGATTTTCCAGAGTTAACACTTGCAACTGACGTTATTGTGGGGTTCCCTGGCGAAACTGAAGAAGCCTTCGAAAACACCCTGCTGCTGTTGGAGAAAACCAAGCCCGACATCATCAATGTGTCAAAGTTTTTTGTGCGCCCCAAAACTTTCGCCGTCAACCTTAGCGAAGGGTTGGTGGATAAAGAGGAGATTAAGCGGCGTAGTGTGGTTGCTTCGGAGTTGGCTAAACGGCTCTCGGCCGAACGTAACCAGCGTTGGCTGGGCTGGAGCGGCGAGGTGTTCGTCGATGAGCAGGGTAAGCTGGAGGGTTCTTGGGTTGGACGCAACTTCGCTTATAAACCCATTGTGGTTGAAAGCTGCCAAAATCTGCTGGGCAAAACCCTGCATGTTACCATCAAAGAAGCTGCCGGCACCTACCTAAAAGCTACCATAGACGACGCTTAG
- a CDS encoding amidohydrolase: MVETAEIIPTSTELADSIYFGGDILTMEGESPTYVEALAVREGKILLLGSKSDVEKTHGDATRMVDLEGKTLLPGFVDGHSHIFLFVATLDFADLNPPPVGSTQNIPDIIRALKAKKEELKLGDGDWVIGWGYDPDLLVEHRHPTAVDLDSAFPTNPVLLIHTSLHMVVANSAAMAAKKVTAQTKDPPGGVIVRKPGTQEPEGLFEEAAAQVFFSDKITAREPVEVAAQKLQRAQAYYASHGITTAQEGAMTSEQMEVAEYAAERGQLFLDLVGLVFQPFAEKKLDTIPWGVYRHGLRYAGLKLVVDGSPQGKTAYLSQPYLTPVPGCKENCCGAPDLTQDHVNDLFLKCYKRKIQVYSHCNGDASIDMMIAGHQYAIQHLPDQTVDRRTVIVHSQIMRPEQLDAYLRYGLFASFFTNHTYYWGDVHLKNLGAERASFISPMHSAIKLGIRVANHTDFTVTPLNQLFVVWSAVNRLTRSGRVLGPDERVTAFEALQAITLGSAFMCFEEDSKGSLRAGKLADLVILDQNPLKVNPLAIKDIQVVSTLKGGREVFRRIVG; the protein is encoded by the coding sequence ATGGTTGAAACAGCAGAAATCATTCCAACATCTACCGAGTTAGCGGACAGTATCTACTTCGGCGGAGACATCCTGACCATGGAAGGCGAATCCCCCACCTATGTAGAGGCACTCGCGGTGAGGGAGGGCAAAATTCTTCTTCTCGGTTCCAAGTCCGATGTCGAAAAAACACATGGCGACGCAACCCGGATGGTTGATTTGGAGGGCAAAACGCTTTTGCCAGGGTTTGTGGATGGACACAGCCACATATTTCTCTTCGTGGCGACTCTGGACTTCGCTGACCTCAACCCCCCTCCCGTAGGGTCTACCCAAAATATCCCCGATATCATACGCGCCCTCAAAGCCAAAAAGGAGGAGCTAAAACTTGGCGACGGTGATTGGGTGATTGGCTGGGGCTACGACCCCGACTTGCTCGTGGAACATCGGCATCCGACCGCCGTCGACCTCGATTCCGCTTTTCCCACTAATCCCGTGCTTTTGATACATACCTCCCTGCACATGGTTGTCGCCAACTCAGCTGCCATGGCTGCCAAAAAGGTAACAGCCCAAACCAAAGATCCGCCCGGAGGCGTCATTGTGCGTAAGCCGGGTACGCAGGAGCCAGAGGGGTTGTTTGAGGAGGCTGCAGCGCAGGTGTTCTTTTCGGATAAGATTACGGCGCGGGAACCCGTCGAGGTGGCTGCACAGAAGCTTCAGAGGGCGCAAGCGTATTATGCAAGCCACGGCATCACCACAGCTCAGGAGGGGGCGATGACTTCTGAGCAGATGGAAGTTGCCGAGTACGCTGCTGAGCGTGGGCAGCTTTTTTTGGATTTGGTGGGTTTGGTTTTTCAGCCGTTTGCCGAAAAAAAGCTCGACACAATCCCGTGGGGGGTTTACCGTCATGGGCTGCGATATGCGGGATTGAAGCTTGTTGTAGATGGTTCTCCTCAGGGCAAAACGGCGTATCTTAGCCAACCCTACCTGACCCCTGTGCCGGGCTGCAAAGAAAACTGCTGCGGCGCCCCCGACCTGACCCAAGACCACGTCAACGACCTGTTCTTGAAATGTTACAAACGCAAAATCCAAGTTTACTCTCACTGCAACGGCGACGCGTCTATCGACATGATGATTGCAGGCCACCAGTACGCAATCCAACACTTACCTGACCAAACCGTTGATCGCCGCACCGTTATTGTGCACTCCCAGATTATGCGCCCTGAACAATTGGATGCCTACTTGCGGTATGGGCTGTTTGCTTCCTTTTTCACCAATCACACTTACTATTGGGGCGATGTGCATCTAAAAAATTTGGGGGCGGAGCGCGCCTCATTTATCAGCCCAATGCATTCCGCCATAAAACTGGGCATCCGAGTGGCTAACCACACTGACTTTACGGTGACGCCGCTGAATCAGTTGTTTGTGGTTTGGTCTGCGGTTAATCGTTTGACCCGTAGCGGTAGGGTGCTTGGTCCCGATGAACGTGTCACTGCCTTTGAGGCTTTGCAGGCTATCACCCTTGGTAGTGCGTTCATGTGTTTTGAGGAGGATAGCAAGGGTTCGCTTAGGGCGGGGAAGTTGGCTGATTTGGTGATTTTGGATCAGAATCCGCTTAAGGTGAATCCACTGGCTATCAAGGACATTCAGGTTGTGAGTACCCTTAAGGGTGGTCGGGAGGTTTTTCGACGAATTGTTGGTTGA
- the cysS gene encoding cysteine--tRNA ligase produces the protein MTNTQTNICLFNTLTRQKEPFHPLEAGKVKIYTCGPTVYDYAHIGNFRAFLFEDLFKRWLQYRGYKVLHVMNLTDIDDKTIKGSQKQGIPLRQFTDFYVKAFFEDIKALNVEPADVYPRATDHIPEMVTIIKTLLAKGIAYRGEDGSIYFSVYKFPPYGKLSHLKVDELKAGARVCQDEYCKEEAQDFALWKAWTPEDGDVHWETELGKGRPGWHIECSAMSMKYLGETFDIHCGGVDNMFPHHENEIAQSEAATGKKFVDIWMHNEHLQVEGKKMSKRLGNFYTLRDLLAKGYDPIAIRYLLMSTHYRQQFNFTFEGLDAAKSAVERLRNFVRRLHEADGKDSDGKVAALTQKLDSCFGDAMDDDLNVSIALSSLFDFVREINSLLDAGMVSKAEAADVGGKMMQLDDVLGVIGKVEAAEALPSEIDALVQKREAARKAKNWKEADAIRAQLKAMGIVLEDTAQGIRWHKE, from the coding sequence GTGACCAATACCCAAACTAACATTTGCCTTTTTAACACCCTAACCCGCCAAAAAGAACCCTTTCACCCCCTCGAAGCGGGAAAAGTCAAAATCTACACCTGCGGACCAACAGTCTACGATTACGCCCACATCGGCAACTTCCGCGCTTTCCTCTTTGAAGACCTCTTCAAACGATGGCTCCAATACCGCGGCTACAAAGTCCTACACGTCATGAACCTCACCGACATCGACGACAAAACCATCAAAGGCAGCCAAAAACAAGGTATCCCCCTGCGGCAATTCACAGATTTCTACGTCAAAGCCTTCTTTGAAGACATTAAAGCCCTAAACGTGGAACCCGCCGATGTCTATCCCCGCGCAACCGACCACATCCCTGAAATGGTCACCATAATCAAAACCCTCCTCGCAAAGGGCATTGCATATCGAGGCGAAGACGGCTCAATTTACTTCTCAGTCTACAAATTCCCCCCATACGGGAAACTATCTCACCTCAAAGTGGACGAACTCAAAGCAGGCGCCCGAGTCTGCCAAGACGAATACTGCAAAGAAGAAGCCCAAGACTTCGCCCTTTGGAAAGCATGGACCCCCGAAGACGGCGACGTCCATTGGGAAACTGAACTGGGCAAGGGACGCCCCGGATGGCACATTGAATGCTCCGCCATGAGCATGAAGTATCTGGGTGAAACCTTTGATATTCACTGCGGCGGCGTCGACAACATGTTCCCCCATCACGAAAACGAAATCGCCCAATCTGAAGCTGCCACAGGCAAAAAATTCGTCGACATCTGGATGCACAACGAGCACCTCCAAGTCGAAGGCAAAAAAATGAGCAAACGCCTCGGCAACTTCTACACACTCCGCGACCTCCTCGCAAAAGGCTACGACCCAATTGCAATACGCTACCTGTTGATGTCGACGCATTATCGGCAACAATTCAACTTCACCTTCGAAGGCTTAGACGCAGCAAAAAGCGCAGTAGAGCGGTTACGAAACTTTGTGCGGCGACTCCATGAAGCCGACGGCAAAGACAGCGACGGCAAAGTCGCAGCCTTAACCCAAAAACTCGACTCTTGCTTCGGCGACGCTATGGACGACGACCTCAACGTCTCAATAGCACTCTCATCACTGTTCGATTTTGTCCGAGAAATCAACAGCCTACTCGACGCAGGCATGGTCAGCAAAGCAGAAGCAGCCGACGTCGGCGGCAAAATGATGCAACTTGACGATGTGTTAGGCGTTATCGGCAAGGTAGAAGCCGCAGAGGCATTGCCCAGCGAGATTGATGCTTTGGTTCAGAAGCGTGAAGCCGCGCGGAAAGCAAAAAACTGGAAGGAAGCCGACGCTATCCGCGCCCAACTCAAAGCCATGGGTATCGTGCTTGAGGATACGGCGCAGGGTATCCGATGGCACAAAGAGTAA
- a CDS encoding lipoate--protein ligase family protein: MDTWRYLPLQTQSAAWNMAIDEAILNARIADEVPNTLRFYRWQPSAVSVGRNQNPAEWVYLERAAQLGVDVVRRISGGGTVYHDYEGEVTYSVIAKTADLGSDIPAVYVKIYGAITDALRLLGVPADFSSGDAKNCPNLTVAGKKISGSSQIVSRGVVLQHGTVLVNVDLPRMFELLQLRGASCMQAADIAKQKITSIQTELGHKISPNTVANALAQGFKATLKIQLQEGELTASEKETAERLYKEKYSTQE; encoded by the coding sequence ATGGATACTTGGCGTTATCTTCCGCTCCAAACCCAAAGTGCCGCATGGAACATGGCAATTGACGAAGCAATTTTGAATGCCCGAATCGCCGACGAAGTCCCGAATACGTTGCGGTTTTATCGCTGGCAACCAAGTGCGGTGAGTGTGGGCAGAAATCAGAACCCCGCAGAGTGGGTCTACCTCGAAAGGGCAGCGCAACTTGGGGTGGATGTGGTGCGGCGCATAAGCGGCGGCGGAACCGTCTACCACGACTACGAAGGCGAAGTCACCTACAGCGTCATCGCCAAAACCGCCGATTTAGGCAGCGACATCCCAGCCGTTTACGTCAAAATCTACGGCGCCATAACCGACGCCCTCCGCCTTTTGGGGGTTCCAGCCGATTTTAGTAGCGGCGACGCAAAGAACTGTCCCAACCTTACCGTGGCGGGCAAAAAAATATCGGGGAGCAGCCAAATCGTCAGCCGCGGCGTGGTACTCCAACACGGCACCGTCCTTGTCAACGTGGATTTGCCCCGCATGTTCGAGCTCCTCCAACTCAGGGGCGCGAGCTGCATGCAAGCCGCCGACATCGCCAAACAAAAAATCACCAGCATCCAAACCGAGCTGGGGCACAAAATCAGCCCCAACACCGTCGCCAACGCGCTTGCTCAAGGCTTCAAAGCCACCCTAAAAATCCAGTTGCAAGAGGGCGAACTAACAGCCTCCGAAAAAGAAACCGCAGAAAGACTCTACAAAGAAAAATACTCAACACAAGAGTGA
- a CDS encoding tetratricopeptide repeat protein translates to MKTAHVLRDMQKAFKDADDAFHQGNYEGSVECYNKALQLCQSLPSDTEFDKARFEASCYAGLSGAYGRWGKHLEGFAAANKALIFYDQHGESCPADTGRWLMAQVNQGTALAALGCFDQAIEALLRAKEIFVNKGLDTAENKQWLEMVDGNVAAITAHLKELQR, encoded by the coding sequence ATGAAAACGGCACACGTACTAAGGGATATGCAAAAAGCCTTCAAAGACGCCGACGACGCCTTCCACCAAGGCAACTACGAAGGCTCCGTTGAATGCTACAACAAAGCCCTGCAACTTTGCCAGTCCCTTCCCTCCGACACAGAATTTGACAAAGCCCGTTTTGAAGCCTCTTGCTACGCGGGCTTATCAGGAGCGTACGGGCGCTGGGGGAAGCATTTGGAGGGGTTTGCAGCCGCCAACAAAGCCTTAATCTTCTATGACCAACACGGCGAAAGTTGCCCTGCGGATACGGGTAGATGGTTGATGGCGCAGGTGAATCAGGGCACCGCGTTGGCGGCACTTGGATGTTTTGACCAAGCGATTGAGGCTCTTTTGCGTGCGAAAGAAATCTTCGTCAACAAGGGGCTCGATACCGCGGAAAATAAGCAGTGGCTGGAAATGGTTGACGGCAACGTCGCCGCCATAACTGCGCATCTAAAAGAATTGCAGCGGTAG